The Lactuca sativa cultivar Salinas chromosome 2, Lsat_Salinas_v11, whole genome shotgun sequence genome includes a window with the following:
- the LOC111903679 gene encoding uncharacterized protein LOC111903679, translating to MEHVKALQVNIPFAETILEMPTYVNLLKGLFSSRKDMDEVADLVLNELPEKKGDPGNISIPCQFGNIIATQALTDSGASINLMPYSFFKKLNFLEPNPINMKIHLADKAIIRPEGVCEDLLIKVNKFVFPMDFIVLNMEEDPKVPIILGRAFLNTACAFVDVCESTLTLWVGDESEVFKATQDIKQEETRKEEVSSIDLDDELLEKDLALLKEENPIKFLLSSGENFDAEKDLEEIENLLEESDLDNGSPAAEGKIVKNYCDFQNAQVAYLDTMIQKDEEI from the exons ATGGAACATGTTAAAGCACTTCAAGTCAACATCCCATTTGCTGAAACGATACTTGAAATGCCTACATATGTAAACTTGCTTAAGGGTCTCTTTTCCTCTAGAAAAGATATGGATGAAGTCGCTGACTTAGTGTTAAATGAGCTACCAGAAAAGAAGGGCGATCCGggaaacatctcgattccatgtCAATTCGGAAACATAATTGCTACTCAGGCATTGACCGATTCGGGTGCGAGTATTAATCTAATGCCATATTCTTTCTTCAAGAAGTTGAATTTTCTGGAGCCAAATCCTATTAATATGAAGATCCATCTAGCAGATAAGGCAATCATTCGTCCAGAAggtgtttgtgaagatcttctcatAAAGGTTAACAAATTTGTATTCCCAATGGATTTTATAGTACTTAacatggaagaagaccccaaagttccaattattttggggagagCATTTTTGAACACCGCATGTGCATTTGTAGATGTATGCGAGTCCACACTAACATTATGGGTAGGAGATGAATCGGAAGTGTTTAAGGCTACACAAGATATTAAGCAAGAAGAAACAAGAAAAGAAGAAGTTTCCTCCATTGATTTGGATGACGAATTACTAGAAAAAGATCTTGCACTTTTAAAAGAAGAAAATCCAATTAAATTTCTACTATCTTCTGGAGAAAATTTTGATGCTGAAAAAGATTTAGAGGAGATAGAGAACTTGTTGGAGGAAAGTGATCTAGATAATGGAA GTCCAGCAGCAGAAGGCAAAATTGTTAAGAATTATTGTGACTTCCAAAACGCTCAAGTAGCTTACCTTGATACGATGATacaaaaagatgaagaaatttgA